Within the Emticicia oligotrophica DSM 17448 genome, the region GGGCTTGCATGTGATTTACCTCAATTAAAGGTATGCCTAAAGCTAAAGCCATGGCCTTCGCAAATGAGGTTCCCACCAACAATGAGCCTAAAAGCCCAGGACCACGCGTAAAAGCTATGGCATTTAGGTCTTTTTTTGTTATATTCGCAACTTGTATGGCTTTATCAACTACTCGAACAATGTGCTGCTGATGAGCTCGGGACGCCAGCTCAGGTACTACACCTCCATAAAGTTCATGAATTAGCTGTCCAGCCACAATGTTAGACTGAATTTTGCCGTTAGAAATAATAGCCGCCGACGTATCGTCGCACGATGATTCAATTGCTAAAATATTCAAGATTTACAAGTTAGATTCTGTTCTTAAAATACAAAATTAACACTATTTACAACACATTTCTCTGAATTGTGCTTAAATAAATTGCAGTTGACAGGTTGCAAACCTGTCCTACAAAAATGGGTAAAATCATTAAAATATTCACCATTACACTCATCTCTCTCATGGTTGTAGCCATGATGAGTGGCTTGTTGGTGTTTATGCCAGTACCCAAAAGTTTACTTATTCTTATCGGAATTCTAATGCTTAGTTTGGTATGGGCTTACTATGCTAAGCGTGTTATTAGAACTTTACTCTTCCTTTTTTTGATGGGTTTTGGCTTGGTATTTTATGCCATGCAATTACCTCAGTTTCAAACCTCTACGCTGCGTAAAGCAACCGAATTATTATCAAAAAAATTAGGCTCGAAAGTTACTATAGAAAAAGCTAGATTGACTTGGTTTGATGAAATTACTCTAGAAAATATCACCATTTACGACCAAAAAAATCGTGAAATGATATTTGTGAAAGAACTTTATGTGAACTGCAAAACCAATTTTGACTTTAGCTGGGAAAAAATTCTGACTTTCGATAATAACCTTGATTACGTGATGATTCGTAATCCGAGGGTTAAACTTATTTACGAACCAGATGGAGATTTGAACATTGATAAATGGATTGCAAGAATTGAAGAGTTAACAGCCCCTACTGATACAACGAATCGCTTGAAGGGTGAGCACAATACGCCTTTTACCATTGATGAAGCCTATATTCAAGATGGCACTTTTACCTTAGCTGACCCCGAAGAAGCACGCTTCCCGAAAGAAGAGTTCGATTATAACAACTTCACTGTCAATAACATAAGAGGAAATATCAAGAATTTCTTCATTATGGGTGATACCATTACTTTGGGCTTGAAAAACATGGAAGGCGTAGAACGCCGTAGTGATTTAACAATCAAACAACTGAATACAAGTTTCTTCTATTCAAGGAAGTCAATGCGATTTGATAATTTATTTGCCAAAATCAATAATTCAACCCTTCGAAATTCGGTTCATTTTGAATATGACAGTCCACGAGACTTTAGTGACTTCAATGAAAAGGTTGTGATGATAGGCAACTTAAGAGATTGTGAGATTGATGCACAAGACCTAGGAAGATTCGCTACTGACATGTATCAATACCGAGAAAATTACCTGCTAAATGGTAATTTTCTCGGTACTGTTCACAATTTTCGGGTAAAGGATTTTAACCTAAAGTTTGGCAAGAATAGTTTTTTAGATGGTGATATAGCCTTCAAACACTTGCCTGATTTATATAAAGCAGACATGATTTTAGATTGGAAGCTCAGTCAAATAGATGCCACTGATGCCCGCCAATACGTAGGTGATTCGCTCTACAATGCTCATGTACAAAAATTTGGAGTAGTAAATTTTGCCGGAAACTTCAAAGGCGTTTACAACGATTTTGAAACAGATGCTATTTTTAAATCAGCCATGGGAAATGTTTCGGGAAAAATCAAAATGAAAATACCCGAAAATACAAAAACTTTACCTACGTATGATGGTGTAATTGCCGTTGAAAATTTTGATTTAGGTAGATTCGTAGAACAGTCTGATTATTTACAAAAATTATCGTTTGCTGGAAAAATTAAAGGTAAAGGCTTTACCATTAAAGATGCCGCACTTGATTTTGATGGCAAGGTTGACCGCATTGGTTTCAATGGCTATGATTTCAAAAATATCTATGTCGATGGAACCATGAGCCAATCGCTTTTTGATGGGAAAGTGAGCGTAAAAGATACCAATCTCACTTTTAATGTAAGTGGAAAAGTAGATTTTGCCAAAGCCCTTAATAAATTTGATATTCACGGAATTGTGCAAAATGCCAATCTTAGACCACTTGGTTACTCCAAAAATGATGTAAAGCTTCGCTCGGAAATAAACCTAAACTTTCAAGGCAATGAGCTAGATAATTGGCTTGGGGAGGCTAAATTACTCAACACTGTTTTGCAATATGATAAACGCCAATTGGGTATCGACTCTCTTTTCCTTACATCGACTTTAAGCAACGACGCACGCCGGATAAGTTTACTTTCTGAGTTTTTCAATGTAGATATATCGGGTATATTCACTCCGAGTAAGGTAATAAGTGATTTGTCTCGTCTTTCGAAAGAATATGTGCAGTATTTTTATGATAAAGAGCAAACCAGATTAAATTATTACGCTCAAAAGCCCTATGCTGATATCAACGATAAATACAAACTCGACTACTTAATAACTTTTAAGAAGCCTGAGCCCTTTTTTGCCTATTTCTATCCCGATTTATATATCTCACACGGAACTGAACTCGGTGGTAGTTTTAATGTAAGAAATACGGCTGAACTTTCGCTTTCAGGAAAAATTGATACGCTTCGCCACGGTTCGTTGGCATTTTATGGCAATGAAGTTGATTTCAATACTTCAAAAGAAGCCAATTCGCCTAAGATTTTAACTTCTCTAATTTTCAATTCGGCTACACAAAAATTAGCTGATTTGACTCCAACGGAGAAAATTGAAGTAACAGGTACGTGGGGGCAAGGAAATATCATTGAATTTGATGGAAAAATCAAGCAACAAAATAGTCCGAACAAAGCCCAAGCTTACGGAAAGCTTACATTTTTATCAGAAGGTTTAGACATTACATTCAACCCCAAAAATACCAAACTCGACCTACTTGGGAGCCAATGGATGTTAGGTAAAAATAACTTAATCAATATTCATCAAGATGAAGTTTGCTTCGAAGACGTAGCTGTTTCGAGCCATAACCAAAGTATATCGTTAAATGGTTCGTTCTCACAGGATTCTACGGTTGAATCTTACATAGAAGTTCGTAATTTTGATTTACATACACTAAAACCCCTTACTAATCTAGACCTTAAAGGTATCGTTAATGGAAAATTAACCATGCGTGATATCTATGATGATGCCATTATCACTAGCAATTTAGGCATTGATGAGCTTAATTATAAGAATATTTTGATTGGAAATATTGCCAGCGAAGCTCTTTGGGATAATCTCAGACAACGCCTTAATATCAACGGCAATATTGTTCGGCTCAACAATGAGATTTTTAGAGTTTCTGGCACATACGACCCCAAAGATGATTACAATCCTCTAAATCTAAAAGCCACTTTAAAGAAAACCAATTTAGAGATTTTCGAATCATTTGTTGATGACATTTTCTCGAAAATTGATGGCTACGCCACGGGTACGCTTACAGTTAGAGGCACAGCCAAAGACCCAATCATTAGAGGAAGTGTAGACTTTGAAAAAGGCGTTTTAAGAATCAATGAATTAAATTCGTATTTGTATTTTGATGATCAACTCAATTTCAACGAAGAAGGATTTGTAGCAGCAAAAGGCTTTAAAGTTCGTGATGCCAATGGCAACGAAGCAGACCTCGAAGGGGGTATTTTTAATGGTGGTGGTGGTAATTTCATGCTGGGAATCCATGCTTACATTAAAGATAGAGATGGTTTCAAAATCATGAATACAACTATCAAAGATAACGAAGATTTTTACGGAACTGGTATCGCCACTGGAGATTTACACATTACAGGAGACTTTGTAAATGTCAATATCACAGGTGATTTAACAAGTAAAAAAGGCACTAAAATTACGATTCCTCTTGATGGTGAAACCACCGTAAATACTGAAGAACAAGGCATTAAGTTTATTAGTCGTAATATCAATAAAGTTGAAAATACTGGTGCTAAAAAAGATACTGTTATTAGTCGAGAAGCAGGGAGTCTAAAAATGGCTTTCAATTTTACGCTCACGCCTGACGCCGAGTGTATTGTTATCTTCGACCGTACGAATCAAGACCAACTCAATGCCGTAGGCAACGGAAATATTAGTATCGTATATGATACTCGTGGTGAATTTTCAATGTCGGGGCCTTATACAATTAAAAGTGGAAAGTATGATTTTAGCTTGCAGAATATCTCAAAACTCCGCAAATTTGATATTGCTGATGGTAGTAAAATTCTGTGGAGCGGAGACCCTTATGATGCCGATATCAATATCGGAGCTAGTTATACCGCAAATATTTCACTCAACGGAATTGTAAGTAATACAACAACGAATTCGGCCGAATTAAACACCCTATACCCTGTTGTGGCTTCGATTATGCTTACTGATAAGCTAATGAAACCTACCACAAAGTTTGATATTAAGTTCAATCAACGCCGAATTCCACTTAATCTACAACCGCAAGTATTGGCGTTCGAACAACGTTTACACGATGACGAACAATTACTTAACAATAATTTCATTGGAATTACGGCATTGAATAGACTCTTCAATGATAACAGCTTCAGAGACGCCCTTGATTCTCAGCTCTTATTAGATAATGTAAGTGGTATTCTGACTAATCAATTAGGTAATATTGCTTCAAAAATTGACCCTAATTTGGAAGTAGCCGTGCAACTCGGAAAAGGCAATTTGAATAATCTTCGCCAAAGTTTGATAAACAATACGCAGTTAAATTTCTCCTACAAATTTGGCAATAACGTAAAAGTAAGCCTCAACAACACGATTCTTCAAAACGATGGTCAAACAACCAACAATTATTTCTATGGCGGTGAAGTTGAGTGGCTACTTAACGAAGAGGGTTCATGGAGGTTGAAAGCTTACAGCCGCAGTGTCCCTAACTACTATTATAACTTCAATAGCAACGTATCTGTCAATGGTGTAAGCCTACAACACACCCGTAATTTTAATACACTCTTTAAGCGTAAAGAAGTGAAGGAATTACCAATGGGTATTTCGAGTAAAAAACCAGAAAATAAATTAGTTAGCCAAGTAAGACCTTAAATTTATAAGGATTTTTA harbors:
- a CDS encoding translocation/assembly module TamB domain-containing protein, with the protein product MGKIIKIFTITLISLMVVAMMSGLLVFMPVPKSLLILIGILMLSLVWAYYAKRVIRTLLFLFLMGFGLVFYAMQLPQFQTSTLRKATELLSKKLGSKVTIEKARLTWFDEITLENITIYDQKNREMIFVKELYVNCKTNFDFSWEKILTFDNNLDYVMIRNPRVKLIYEPDGDLNIDKWIARIEELTAPTDTTNRLKGEHNTPFTIDEAYIQDGTFTLADPEEARFPKEEFDYNNFTVNNIRGNIKNFFIMGDTITLGLKNMEGVERRSDLTIKQLNTSFFYSRKSMRFDNLFAKINNSTLRNSVHFEYDSPRDFSDFNEKVVMIGNLRDCEIDAQDLGRFATDMYQYRENYLLNGNFLGTVHNFRVKDFNLKFGKNSFLDGDIAFKHLPDLYKADMILDWKLSQIDATDARQYVGDSLYNAHVQKFGVVNFAGNFKGVYNDFETDAIFKSAMGNVSGKIKMKIPENTKTLPTYDGVIAVENFDLGRFVEQSDYLQKLSFAGKIKGKGFTIKDAALDFDGKVDRIGFNGYDFKNIYVDGTMSQSLFDGKVSVKDTNLTFNVSGKVDFAKALNKFDIHGIVQNANLRPLGYSKNDVKLRSEINLNFQGNELDNWLGEAKLLNTVLQYDKRQLGIDSLFLTSTLSNDARRISLLSEFFNVDISGIFTPSKVISDLSRLSKEYVQYFYDKEQTRLNYYAQKPYADINDKYKLDYLITFKKPEPFFAYFYPDLYISHGTELGGSFNVRNTAELSLSGKIDTLRHGSLAFYGNEVDFNTSKEANSPKILTSLIFNSATQKLADLTPTEKIEVTGTWGQGNIIEFDGKIKQQNSPNKAQAYGKLTFLSEGLDITFNPKNTKLDLLGSQWMLGKNNLINIHQDEVCFEDVAVSSHNQSISLNGSFSQDSTVESYIEVRNFDLHTLKPLTNLDLKGIVNGKLTMRDIYDDAIITSNLGIDELNYKNILIGNIASEALWDNLRQRLNINGNIVRLNNEIFRVSGTYDPKDDYNPLNLKATLKKTNLEIFESFVDDIFSKIDGYATGTLTVRGTAKDPIIRGSVDFEKGVLRINELNSYLYFDDQLNFNEEGFVAAKGFKVRDANGNEADLEGGIFNGGGGNFMLGIHAYIKDRDGFKIMNTTIKDNEDFYGTGIATGDLHITGDFVNVNITGDLTSKKGTKITIPLDGETTVNTEEQGIKFISRNINKVENTGAKKDTVISREAGSLKMAFNFTLTPDAECIVIFDRTNQDQLNAVGNGNISIVYDTRGEFSMSGPYTIKSGKYDFSLQNISKLRKFDIADGSKILWSGDPYDADINIGASYTANISLNGIVSNTTTNSAELNTLYPVVASIMLTDKLMKPTTKFDIKFNQRRIPLNLQPQVLAFEQRLHDDEQLLNNNFIGITALNRLFNDNSFRDALDSQLLLDNVSGILTNQLGNIASKIDPNLEVAVQLGKGNLNNLRQSLINNTQLNFSYKFGNNVKVSLNNTILQNDGQTTNNYFYGGEVEWLLNEEGSWRLKAYSRSVPNYYYNFNSNVSVNGVSLQHTRNFNTLFKRKEVKELPMGISSKKPENKLVSQVRP